A segment of the Cyanobacteria bacterium GSL.Bin1 genome:
ACTACTACCGAACCGCGCTGACACTCTACGACCTTGGCTTACAAGATTACCGAGAAGGTCTGACCCGACTTGATTTACCTTTCATTCGCCACATCCATAGTGAAGTCTTCCGCGAGTCAATCCCCTTTAGTCGGACACGAGGAAAGTTTCGTCAGGGAAAGATTCAGATTCAAGGGGCAAAAGTGCAACCTCCTGGTTTTGACATCGAGCAGTATCTTCGAGCCTTTTGTCAGTGTGGGGCTGATTATTTGAAGCGTTACGATATTCTAGCAGCTCTTGCTCGCACACATACCTTATTTGAAAGCATTCATCCTTTTGATGATGGTAATGGACGAGTAGGGAGGATTTTGCAAAATTACCTAGCAGTAAGCCAAGGCTATCCTCCTTTAGTCATCAAAGGAATTCACCCACAGCAGCGACAGCGGTACTACCGAGCCTTAGAAGCAGCCGATGTGGGCTTTCATAAGGAATTTCCACCCCCTCGGGTTGACTCCCTCACCAAGCATTTAGAGAAAGGTCAGTTCGAGTTACTAGAGGCGTTACTTTATGAAGGACTGAGACCACGTTTAGACCTTGCAATTGCCACTGCATTAGAACAAAAAGAAGCGTTACAAGAACTCAAGGAACTTGCTTCTCACTTTGACGTAAAAGAAGCAACGCTACGGCAGTGGGTTGGTCGAGATAAACTGATCGCCGTTAAGCGAGGGAATAGGCTTTATTCCCACCCTCGACTTGATTTAAGAAAACAACAAGGGCAACTTTCTCCACAGCAGCTTTGGGAACAATACAGTCAGACAATCAAAGCCCGCTCCTCAGTTGATCTAACTAAAAAAGTTGCTGCTCAAGCCCTTCAAGATGGCTATTCTAAAGACGATGTAAAGAGAATTCTATCTCATGATCCTCATGTTCAGGAAGTTAATCAAAAACAGGGACCAGAGAAAGGTAAAAAGCATATTGACCAGATGATTCGCGTTGCTGAGGATAGAAATAAGAAAGCGCGACAACCCAGAAGTGAACAAGAAAAACAAAGGAGACAACAGAGAAATGATGATGATCTAGATGATCTAATTTTGTAACCTTGACTGTAACTACTATATTTTATCTGTGCGCCAATGGCGCACAAAACCTTTTGT
Coding sequences within it:
- a CDS encoding filamentation induced by cAMP protein fic, with product MRKSYCDSLDRRRRLLEALGGLPETTVENQEWLYMLEEETRHSLSIEGFFATEQELKAVLSGRKQAPEIFNYYRTALTLYDLGLQDYREGLTRLDLPFIRHIHSEVFRESIPFSRTRGKFRQGKIQIQGAKVQPPGFDIEQYLRAFCQCGADYLKRYDILAALARTHTLFESIHPFDDGNGRVGRILQNYLAVSQGYPPLVIKGIHPQQRQRYYRALEAADVGFHKEFPPPRVDSLTKHLEKGQFELLEALLYEGLRPRLDLAIATALEQKEALQELKELASHFDVKEATLRQWVGRDKLIAVKRGNRLYSHPRLDLRKQQGQLSPQQLWEQYSQTIKARSSVDLTKKVAAQALQDGYSKDDVKRILSHDPHVQEVNQKQGPEKGKKHIDQMIRVAEDRNKKARQPRSEQEKQRRQQRNDDDLDDLIL